The following coding sequences are from one Achromobacter sp. B7 window:
- a CDS encoding alkaline phosphatase family protein: MLLATSALVGCGGSDDDDDGTTAPPPPTQPPVSEPAAPRADKVLFIGVDGLTYDAMRRGVADMSLANIGQLTATRAWTGGVTGDVTQQPTLSAPGWATLLTGQWADVHGVRSNVAGQGMKAASLFQRIKLAHPEARTAGAFNSPLLAGLVGGDRDAGYLQTLTDCAGVDDCVASQARDRITEGYDVVVAQFGAPERAASDNGFTGNYDAVIRQTDAAIGVLAKQIAERRAAHPNENWLMVVASSHGLGKTGVADGLPLSPNKTIFLASNQPTMLGGSADDASFDGAWDSNWYALPSAADVAPTMLAHLGALPAAGQYDMAGTPLSEALALRRLSARTSMDNKSVTLSWVRVGEPDGQIVVSRDGVEVARLPGTDATYTDSGFTFDTEGVHTLNYTVSAGRASSATHASVVYAKPVPLLASLRTGLTMLFPFEGNLTDVAAGGGAITPYDGVQAPAFADGGVFGKMFQNERGSAALGAFKLDYPAGMLDSVSVFTIGFWYQSDGTANDRSILGNKDYNSGGNPGITIAQWAGPELRFNLAGGGVRADINGIKFTPNKPVYIAMTIDKPAKMMTAYVYDSEIGFLRRNVTTGSVNLAQVAGLFGPHIGLNEDGKGTYGICCAGTKGPYTMNFDDLAFWSRALTETEVKSLALSGKSVSDLFP; the protein is encoded by the coding sequence ATGTTGCTGGCCACCAGCGCATTGGTCGGCTGTGGGGGCAGTGATGACGACGATGACGGCACGACCGCGCCGCCGCCGCCCACGCAACCGCCGGTCAGCGAACCCGCCGCGCCGCGCGCCGACAAGGTGCTGTTCATCGGCGTGGACGGCCTGACCTATGACGCCATGCGCCGTGGCGTGGCCGACATGTCCCTGGCCAACATCGGCCAGTTGACCGCAACCCGCGCCTGGACGGGCGGCGTGACCGGCGACGTGACGCAGCAGCCGACGCTGTCCGCGCCCGGCTGGGCCACCTTGTTGACAGGCCAGTGGGCGGACGTACACGGCGTGCGCTCCAACGTGGCCGGGCAGGGGATGAAGGCGGCCAGCCTGTTCCAGCGCATCAAGCTGGCGCACCCCGAGGCGCGCACGGCCGGCGCCTTCAATTCGCCGTTGCTGGCCGGCCTGGTCGGCGGCGATCGCGACGCGGGCTACCTGCAAACCCTGACGGACTGCGCGGGCGTGGACGATTGCGTGGCTTCGCAAGCGCGCGACCGCATCACCGAAGGCTACGACGTGGTGGTTGCGCAGTTCGGCGCACCCGAACGCGCGGCCTCGGACAACGGCTTTACCGGTAACTACGATGCGGTGATCCGCCAGACGGACGCGGCCATCGGCGTGCTGGCCAAGCAGATCGCCGAGCGTCGCGCCGCGCATCCGAACGAGAACTGGCTGATGGTGGTGGCCTCCAGCCATGGCCTGGGCAAGACCGGCGTGGCCGATGGCCTGCCCCTGTCCCCGAACAAGACCATCTTCCTGGCCAGCAACCAGCCGACAATGTTGGGCGGCAGCGCGGATGACGCCTCGTTCGACGGCGCGTGGGACAGCAATTGGTACGCGCTGCCCAGCGCCGCCGACGTGGCCCCCACGATGCTGGCGCACCTGGGCGCCTTGCCCGCCGCCGGCCAGTACGACATGGCGGGCACGCCCTTGTCCGAAGCCCTGGCGCTGCGCCGCCTGTCGGCCCGCACGTCCATGGACAACAAGAGCGTGACGCTGTCCTGGGTGCGCGTGGGCGAACCCGACGGCCAGATCGTGGTCAGCCGCGACGGCGTGGAAGTTGCGCGCTTGCCCGGCACCGACGCCACCTATACCGACAGCGGTTTCACGTTCGACACGGAAGGCGTGCACACGCTGAACTACACCGTGTCGGCGGGCCGCGCCAGCAGCGCCACGCATGCGTCGGTGGTGTATGCCAAGCCGGTGCCGCTGTTGGCGTCACTGCGCACGGGGCTGACGATGCTGTTTCCGTTTGAAGGCAACCTGACCGACGTTGCAGCAGGCGGCGGCGCGATCACCCCGTATGACGGTGTGCAGGCGCCCGCATTCGCGGACGGCGGCGTGTTCGGCAAGATGTTCCAGAACGAGCGTGGCTCGGCCGCCCTGGGCGCGTTCAAGCTCGATTACCCGGCAGGCATGCTCGACAGCGTGTCCGTGTTCACCATCGGCTTCTGGTATCAGTCGGACGGCACGGCGAACGACCGTTCGATCCTGGGCAACAAGGACTACAACTCGGGCGGCAACCCCGGTATCACCATCGCCCAGTGGGCCGGCCCCGAGCTGCGCTTCAACTTGGCCGGTGGCGGCGTGCGCGCCGATATCAACGGCATCAAGTTCACGCCGAACAAGCCCGTGTACATCGCCATGACCATCGACAAGCCCGCCAAGATGATGACGGCGTACGTGTACGACAGCGAAATCGGGTTCCTGCGGCGCAACGTGACCACGGGCTCGGTGAACCTGGCGCAAGTGGCCGGCCTGTTCGGTCCGCACATCGGCCTGAACGAAGACGGCAAGGGCACCTACGGCATCTGCTGCGCCGGCACCAAGGGCCCGTACACGATGAATTTTGACGACCTGGCCTTCTGGTCGCGCGCCCTGACCGAGACGGAAGTGAAGTCCCTGGCGCTGTCCGGCAAGTCCGTTTCCGACCTGTTTCCCTGA
- a CDS encoding phosphocholine-specific phospholipase C — protein MKSEKDPIHAGKRRFLRNAAASTAGLTALSMFPPAIRRALAIPANNRTGTINDVEHVVILMQENRSFDMYFGTYKGVRGFGDRMTIPLPQNRSVWEQTNGTRVVMPYHLDSTQGNAQRVSGTPHDYMDAQMAWDGGRMDQWPRYKQNQSMGYYRQKEVEFQFSLAEAFTLCDAYHCSTHGGTNTNRLFLWTGTNDPLAQGNGPSTRNQWDSLGASTTGWTWMTYPERLQKAGVSWKVYQNLPENFGDNSLAGFQQYRRANEQAGNAADGSPYPAWTPSMDGANPLYKGTANTMPDGGFLQSLRDDVNNGTLPQVSWIVAPATYSEHPGPSSPVQGAWYIQETLDALTANPDVWSKTVLLINFDENDGYFDHVPSPAAPSLNPDGSMAGASTVNTDLDRHTHASAQDAADNRVYGPGPRVPMYVVSPWSRGGWVNSQAFDHTSVLRFLEARFGVPEDNISPWRRAVLGDLTSAFNFATPNDEKLPDLNILTRSGADQLRADQQALTAVPLPDTTTQAKPVQEQGVRYSRALPYELHTSGRSQPTTGNMWLLFSNTGKQAAVFHVYDRLHLDRLPRRYTVEPGKQLEGSWDTAADGGKYDLWVLGPNGYHRHFAGDLALARTSQLDPEIRVCYDIANGDVYVSFINSGKDACTFEVTPNAYYSNNERWTLTVPAGSKVEQHWALEGSGHWYDFTARLAQDPSYLRRFAGRVETGKPSVTDPAMGM, from the coding sequence GTGAAGTCCGAAAAAGACCCGATCCACGCCGGCAAGCGCCGCTTCCTGCGCAATGCCGCCGCATCCACTGCCGGCCTGACCGCGCTGTCGATGTTCCCGCCGGCCATCCGCCGCGCGCTGGCCATTCCCGCCAACAACCGCACCGGCACGATCAACGACGTTGAACACGTGGTGATCCTGATGCAGGAGAACCGCTCGTTCGACATGTACTTCGGCACGTACAAGGGCGTGCGCGGTTTTGGCGACCGCATGACGATCCCGCTGCCGCAGAACCGTTCGGTGTGGGAACAGACCAACGGCACTCGCGTGGTGATGCCGTATCACCTGGACAGCACGCAGGGCAATGCCCAGCGCGTGTCCGGCACGCCGCACGACTATATGGACGCGCAGATGGCCTGGGACGGCGGCCGCATGGATCAGTGGCCGCGCTACAAGCAGAACCAGTCCATGGGCTATTACCGCCAGAAAGAGGTGGAATTCCAGTTTTCGCTGGCCGAAGCCTTTACGCTGTGCGACGCCTACCACTGTTCCACCCACGGCGGCACCAACACCAACCGCCTGTTCCTGTGGACCGGCACCAACGATCCGCTGGCGCAGGGCAACGGCCCGTCGACCCGCAACCAGTGGGACAGCCTCGGCGCGTCCACCACCGGCTGGACCTGGATGACGTATCCCGAACGCCTGCAAAAGGCCGGCGTCAGCTGGAAGGTTTACCAGAACCTGCCCGAGAACTTCGGCGACAACTCGCTGGCCGGTTTCCAGCAATACCGCCGCGCCAACGAACAGGCGGGCAACGCCGCCGACGGTTCGCCGTACCCGGCCTGGACGCCAAGCATGGACGGCGCCAACCCCTTGTACAAGGGCACGGCCAACACCATGCCCGACGGCGGCTTCCTGCAATCGCTGCGCGATGACGTCAACAACGGCACCTTGCCGCAGGTGTCGTGGATCGTGGCGCCCGCCACGTATTCCGAACACCCCGGCCCGTCCAGCCCGGTGCAGGGCGCGTGGTACATCCAGGAAACGCTGGACGCGCTGACGGCCAACCCCGACGTCTGGAGCAAGACCGTCCTGTTGATCAACTTCGACGAGAACGACGGCTACTTCGACCACGTGCCGTCGCCCGCCGCGCCGTCGCTGAACCCCGACGGCTCGATGGCCGGCGCGTCCACCGTCAACACCGACCTGGATCGCCACACGCACGCCTCGGCGCAGGACGCGGCCGACAACCGCGTCTATGGCCCCGGCCCGCGCGTGCCGATGTACGTGGTGTCGCCGTGGAGCCGTGGCGGCTGGGTCAATTCGCAGGCGTTCGATCACACCTCGGTGCTGCGCTTCCTGGAAGCGCGCTTCGGGGTGCCGGAAGACAACATCAGCCCGTGGCGCCGCGCCGTGCTGGGCGACCTGACGTCCGCTTTCAACTTCGCCACGCCCAACGATGAAAAGCTGCCCGACCTGAATATCCTGACCCGGTCCGGCGCCGACCAGTTGCGCGCCGACCAGCAGGCGCTGACCGCCGTGCCCTTGCCCGACACGACGACGCAGGCCAAGCCGGTGCAGGAGCAGGGCGTGCGTTATTCGCGCGCCTTGCCCTACGAGCTGCACACCAGCGGCCGCAGCCAGCCCACCACCGGCAACATGTGGCTGCTGTTTTCCAACACGGGCAAGCAGGCGGCGGTTTTTCATGTGTATGACCGCCTGCACCTGGACCGCCTGCCGCGCCGCTATACCGTGGAACCGGGCAAGCAGCTGGAAGGCAGCTGGGACACGGCGGCCGACGGCGGCAAGTACGACCTGTGGGTGTTGGGCCCCAACGGCTATCACCGGCATTTCGCGGGCGACCTGGCGCTGGCCCGCACGTCGCAGCTGGACCCGGAAATCCGTGTCTGCTATGACATCGCCAATGGCGACGTCTATGTCAGCTTCATCAACAGCGGCAAGGACGCCTGCACGTTCGAAGTCACGCCCAACGCCTACTACAGCAATAACGAGCGCTGGACGCTGACCGTGCCGGCCGGCAGCAAGGTCGAACAACACTGGGCGCTGGAAGGCAGCGGCCACTGGTACGACTTCACCGCCCGCCTGGCGCAAGACCCGTCCTACCTGCGCCGCTTCGCCGGCCGCGTCGAAACGGGCAAGCCGTCCGTCACCGATCCGGCGATGGGCATGTAA
- a CDS encoding LysR family transcriptional regulator — translation MSTIRFLRTFLAVAHHGSFSEAAEQVALTQAAVSFQMRSLEAELGRELFDRSGRLAILNAAGRELLPEIKHLLDLYDRMRLPRTVPGELAGSVSVGSIVSCMGTLSKVVSGLKKAHPKLDVRILSGKASELAGKVEDGELDAAFLVEAGRKMASTRWTPLYEEQLVVIAPASATGKDARQVLANNPFLRFDRTQRTGLQIDRVLRRLAVPINEFLELNAIETLVELVRQEVGVTLLPLINGSNWQHSPELRILMLPQDLGPLSRAIGMLERREHARQSITAAICEACATAFRAREPQTAA, via the coding sequence ATGAGCACCATCCGGTTTTTACGCACTTTCCTGGCCGTCGCGCACCATGGCTCTTTTTCCGAAGCGGCCGAGCAGGTGGCGCTGACCCAGGCCGCCGTCAGCTTCCAGATGCGTTCGCTGGAAGCCGAACTGGGCCGGGAACTGTTCGACCGTAGCGGCCGACTTGCCATTCTTAACGCAGCTGGCCGCGAATTGCTACCCGAAATCAAGCATTTGCTGGATTTATACGACCGGATGCGGCTGCCCCGAACCGTGCCGGGCGAACTGGCCGGGTCGGTGTCAGTGGGCAGCATCGTGTCCTGCATGGGCACCTTGTCCAAGGTCGTGTCCGGGCTGAAAAAAGCGCACCCCAAGCTGGACGTGCGCATTTTGTCGGGCAAGGCCAGCGAACTGGCGGGCAAGGTCGAAGACGGCGAGCTGGACGCGGCCTTTCTGGTGGAAGCCGGCCGCAAGATGGCCAGCACGCGCTGGACCCCGCTATATGAAGAACAGCTGGTGGTGATTGCGCCGGCGTCAGCCACCGGCAAGGACGCCCGCCAGGTGCTGGCCAACAACCCCTTCCTGCGCTTTGACCGCACGCAGCGCACCGGGTTGCAGATTGACCGGGTGCTGCGCCGCCTGGCGGTGCCGATCAATGAATTCCTGGAACTGAACGCCATCGAAACGCTGGTGGAACTGGTGCGCCAGGAAGTCGGCGTCACCCTGCTGCCGCTGATCAACGGGTCCAACTGGCAGCACAGCCCCGAACTGCGCATTCTGATGCTGCCGCAAGATTTAGGCCCGCTGTCGCGGGCCATCGGGATGCTGGAGCGGCGCGAACACGCGCGCCAGAGCATTACGGCGGCGATCTGCGAAGCCTGCGCCACGGCCTTCCGGGCGCGCGAACCGCAAACCGCCGCGTAA
- the ggt gene encoding gamma-glutamyltransferase: MKTFDWVNPYPSVRIPLFARNVVSTSHPLAAQAGLRMLLKGGNAVDAAIAAAATIVLVEPVSCGLGGDCFAIVWDGKELHGLNSSGVAPAAWNTEYFKAKYGTGPDGLAIQPKRGWDAVTVPGVVAGWAALHEKLGKLPFEQLFEPAIEIAERGYAVPPVVAHKWAAAADELKSQPGYAAAFMPEGRAPKVGEHFRFPDAANTLRRIAESKGRDFYEGELAERIAAFSKECGGAMTLEDLRNYRPDWVKPISKSYRGYELHEIPPNGQGIAALIALGIVERFDMSDIPVDSVQSQHIQIEAMKLAFADLYKYVADPRAMQVTPEQMLSDAYLDSRAKLIRLDQATHFEAGRPHAGGTIYLTAADENGMMISFIQSNYMGFGSGVVVPGTGISMQNRGVGFSMDPKSANVVEGGKRPFHTIIPGFLTRGGKPVMSFGVMGGDMQPQGHMQTVVRMIDYHQNPQAACCAPRWKVNRDFTLDIETNMKASTIAGLKDLGHALKSVDDPYMDFGAGQFIWRMSENDNELGYVAASDSRRDGQAVGF; encoded by the coding sequence ATGAAAACCTTCGACTGGGTCAATCCGTATCCTTCCGTACGCATTCCGCTGTTCGCGCGCAACGTGGTGTCCACGTCGCACCCGCTGGCGGCCCAGGCGGGCTTGCGCATGCTGCTCAAGGGCGGCAACGCCGTTGATGCGGCCATTGCCGCCGCCGCCACCATCGTGCTGGTGGAACCGGTGTCTTGCGGCCTGGGCGGCGACTGCTTTGCCATCGTCTGGGACGGCAAGGAATTGCATGGCCTGAATTCGTCGGGCGTGGCCCCGGCAGCCTGGAATACCGAATACTTCAAGGCCAAGTACGGCACGGGCCCGGATGGCCTGGCCATCCAGCCCAAGCGCGGCTGGGACGCCGTGACGGTGCCGGGCGTGGTGGCCGGCTGGGCCGCGCTGCACGAAAAGCTGGGCAAGCTGCCGTTTGAACAACTGTTCGAACCCGCCATCGAAATTGCCGAGCGCGGCTATGCCGTGCCGCCGGTGGTGGCGCACAAGTGGGCCGCCGCCGCTGACGAATTGAAGTCGCAGCCCGGCTATGCCGCCGCCTTCATGCCCGAGGGCCGCGCGCCCAAGGTCGGCGAACACTTCCGCTTTCCGGATGCCGCCAACACGCTGCGCCGCATCGCCGAATCCAAGGGCCGCGACTTCTACGAAGGCGAGCTGGCCGAACGCATCGCCGCCTTCAGCAAGGAATGCGGCGGCGCGATGACGCTGGAAGACCTGCGCAACTACCGCCCGGACTGGGTCAAGCCCATTTCCAAGTCGTACCGTGGCTACGAGCTGCACGAGATCCCGCCGAACGGCCAGGGCATTGCCGCGCTGATCGCGCTGGGCATCGTGGAACGCTTCGATATGTCGGACATCCCCGTGGATTCCGTGCAGTCGCAGCACATCCAGATCGAAGCCATGAAGCTGGCGTTTGCCGACCTGTACAAGTACGTGGCCGACCCGCGCGCCATGCAGGTGACGCCCGAACAGATGCTGTCGGACGCCTACCTGGACAGCCGCGCCAAGCTGATTCGCCTGGACCAGGCCACCCATTTCGAAGCGGGCCGCCCGCATGCAGGCGGCACGATCTACCTGACCGCCGCCGACGAAAACGGCATGATGATTTCGTTCATCCAGTCCAACTACATGGGCTTCGGATCGGGCGTGGTCGTGCCGGGCACGGGCATCAGCATGCAGAATCGGGGCGTGGGTTTCTCGATGGATCCCAAGTCGGCCAACGTGGTGGAAGGCGGCAAGCGCCCGTTCCACACCATCATCCCGGGCTTCCTCACGCGCGGCGGCAAGCCGGTGATGAGCTTTGGCGTGATGGGTGGCGACATGCAGCCGCAAGGCCATATGCAGACGGTTGTGCGCATGATCGACTACCACCAGAACCCGCAGGCCGCGTGCTGCGCGCCGCGCTGGAAGGTCAACCGCGACTTCACGCTGGACATCGAGACCAATATGAAGGCTTCCACCATTGCGGGCCTGAAAGACCTGGGGCATGCTCTGAAGTCCGTTGACGATCCGTACATGGACTTTGGCGCCGGCCAATTCATCTGGCGCATGTCGGAAAACGACAACGAACTGGGTTACGTCGCCGCCAGCGACAGCCGTCGCGACGGCCAGGCGGTCGGCTTCTAA
- a CDS encoding ABC transporter substrate-binding protein, which produces MKRLTLTFGASLLALAAGAACAQNIRIGLQEDPDVLDPHRARTYVGRIVFTSLCDKLVDIDPKLHFVPQLATSWSFSPDNKVLTFKLRDDALFHDGSKFDAAAAKANLERAMTLPDSLRKGELGSVEKVDAPDATTLVLTLKKPDATLLAQLSDRAGMMLSPKTFTDADVAAVGRKPVCSGPYKFVERIQNDRIVLEKFDQYYDAKDYAFKRVTFLPIPDTTVRLSNLRAGDLDMLERLNPSDAPQVKTDASLTFAPVAGLGFQQFMFNVGNGKRAEDNPFKNKLVRQAFQYAIDRNAINEVAGGGIFEPAQQPFPPASPYHSDKFPVTQRDVAKSKALLKQAGMDRVKAELVFGNNTTTSSIAEIVQAMASEAGFDLSLRPTEYAALQKEASGGNFQIVMLGWSGRVDPDGNIYAFVTCKGALNDGHYCNPEVDKLLNEARTVPDETRRKAIYEQAMTIIQDELPGVYNYYQPWPFAMGKKVKGFTPYPDGMIRLKGVTFAQK; this is translated from the coding sequence ATGAAACGCTTGACCTTGACCTTCGGCGCCAGCCTGCTGGCGCTTGCCGCCGGCGCCGCGTGCGCGCAGAACATCCGCATCGGCCTGCAGGAAGATCCGGACGTGCTGGACCCGCACCGCGCCCGCACCTATGTGGGCCGCATCGTGTTCACGTCGCTGTGCGACAAGCTGGTGGACATCGACCCCAAGCTGCACTTTGTGCCGCAACTGGCCACCTCGTGGTCGTTCAGCCCCGACAACAAGGTGCTGACGTTCAAGCTGCGCGACGACGCGCTGTTCCATGACGGCTCGAAGTTCGACGCCGCGGCCGCCAAGGCCAACCTGGAACGCGCGATGACGCTGCCGGACAGCCTGCGCAAGGGCGAACTGGGCTCGGTTGAAAAAGTGGACGCGCCTGATGCCACGACGCTGGTGCTGACCTTGAAGAAGCCGGACGCCACCTTGCTGGCGCAACTGTCCGACCGCGCCGGCATGATGCTGTCGCCCAAGACCTTCACCGACGCCGACGTGGCCGCCGTGGGCCGCAAGCCCGTGTGCTCGGGTCCGTACAAGTTCGTTGAACGCATCCAGAACGACCGCATCGTGCTGGAAAAATTCGACCAGTACTACGACGCCAAGGATTACGCGTTCAAGCGCGTCACGTTCCTGCCGATCCCCGACACGACGGTGCGCCTGTCGAACCTGCGCGCGGGCGACCTGGACATGCTTGAACGCCTGAACCCGTCCGACGCGCCCCAAGTCAAGACCGACGCCAGCCTGACGTTCGCGCCGGTGGCCGGCCTGGGCTTCCAGCAGTTCATGTTCAACGTGGGCAACGGCAAGCGCGCCGAAGACAACCCGTTCAAGAACAAGCTGGTGCGTCAGGCGTTCCAGTACGCCATCGACCGCAACGCCATCAACGAAGTGGCCGGCGGCGGCATCTTTGAACCCGCCCAGCAGCCGTTCCCGCCCGCAAGCCCCTATCACAGCGACAAATTCCCCGTCACCCAGCGCGACGTGGCGAAGTCCAAGGCGCTGCTCAAGCAGGCCGGCATGGATCGCGTGAAGGCGGAACTGGTGTTCGGCAACAACACGACTACCTCGTCGATTGCCGAGATTGTGCAGGCGATGGCGTCCGAGGCGGGCTTTGACCTGTCGCTGCGCCCCACGGAGTACGCGGCGCTGCAAAAGGAAGCGTCGGGCGGCAACTTCCAGATCGTCATGCTGGGTTGGTCGGGCCGGGTGGACCCGGACGGCAATATCTACGCCTTCGTGACGTGCAAGGGCGCGCTCAACGACGGCCACTACTGCAACCCGGAAGTGGACAAGCTGCTGAACGAAGCGCGCACCGTTCCTGACGAGACGCGCCGCAAGGCCATCTACGAGCAGGCGATGACCATCATCCAGGACGAGCTGCCCGGCGTGTATAACTACTACCAGCCGTGGCCCTTCGCGATGGGCAAGAAGGTCAAGGGCTTCACGCCGTACCCGGATGGCATGATCCGCCTGAAGGGCGTGACGTTCGCTCAGAAGTAA
- a CDS encoding ABC transporter permease has translation MLKLILRRVIVAIPTLILVSMIVFMLQKILPGDPVLTLAGEERDPAVLDYLRDKYRLNDPLPMQYAAWAGQVLQGDLGKSLRTDVPVTTLIAQKLPVTLQLAAMAMFFALLVGIPMGIVAAVRKGKPIEMGANIAALSGMSIPNFWLGIILIMVVSVQWKLLPASGYVSPAEDFWLSIKTMLMPSLVLSTAIAAYLMRHTRSSMLEALSADYVRTARAKGVSPRQVVLRHALRNALMPIVTLVTLLFGELLAGAVLTEQVFTIPGFGKLVVDAVFTRDYAVVQGVVLCVAVGFILMNLLADILYILVNPRLRHS, from the coding sequence ATGCTCAAACTTATCTTGCGCCGCGTGATCGTCGCGATACCGACACTGATACTGGTGTCGATGATCGTCTTCATGCTGCAGAAAATCCTGCCGGGCGACCCGGTGCTGACGCTGGCCGGCGAAGAGCGCGACCCGGCCGTCCTGGATTATCTGCGCGACAAATACCGCCTGAACGACCCCTTGCCGATGCAGTACGCGGCGTGGGCCGGGCAGGTGCTGCAAGGCGACCTGGGCAAGTCGCTGCGCACCGACGTGCCGGTCACGACGCTGATCGCGCAAAAGCTGCCGGTGACCTTGCAACTGGCCGCCATGGCGATGTTCTTTGCGCTGTTGGTCGGCATTCCCATGGGGATCGTCGCCGCGGTGCGCAAGGGCAAGCCGATTGAAATGGGGGCGAACATCGCGGCGCTCTCCGGCATGTCGATACCCAACTTCTGGCTGGGCATCATCCTGATCATGGTGGTGTCGGTGCAATGGAAGCTGCTGCCGGCATCGGGCTATGTGTCGCCCGCCGAAGATTTCTGGTTGTCGATCAAGACCATGCTGATGCCGTCGCTGGTGCTGTCCACGGCCATCGCGGCGTACCTGATGCGGCATACGCGTTCGTCGATGCTGGAAGCCTTGTCGGCTGACTACGTACGCACGGCGCGCGCCAAGGGCGTGTCGCCGCGCCAGGTAGTGTTGCGTCACGCGCTGCGCAATGCGTTGATGCCGATCGTGACGCTGGTGACGCTGCTGTTCGGCGAATTGCTGGCCGGTGCGGTGCTGACGGAACAGGTCTTCACGATTCCGGGTTTCGGCAAGCTGGTGGTGGACGCGGTGTTCACGCGTGATTACGCGGTGGTGCAGGGCGTGGTGCTCTGCGTGGCGGTGGGCTTCATTCTGATGAACCTGCTGGCCGACATTCTCTACATCCTGGTCAATCCCCGCCTGAGGCATTCATGA
- the nikC gene encoding nickel transporter permease, giving the protein MSANTATAAAVTPPRSRNRAWGKFKRNHIAMLGLAIVAFFVLLAVLAPFIANHDPLQTSFTTIRKAPSASYWLGTDELGRDIFSRMVYGARASLMAGLVSVLIALVVGVPFGLAAGYFGGWTDSIISRATEALLAIPFLILAIALAAFLGPSLTNAMIAIGVSAAPKFVRLTRGQVLAVKNEDYVQSARALGASDLRIIGRHVFPNVMPPLIVQATITIATAIIAEASLSFLGLGLQPPTPSWGSMLNTAKNFMTQAPWMSIFPGSAIFLVVLGFNLLGDGLRDALDPRQEK; this is encoded by the coding sequence ATGAGCGCAAATACTGCAACGGCCGCTGCCGTCACGCCGCCCCGCAGCCGCAACCGCGCCTGGGGAAAATTCAAACGTAATCACATCGCGATGCTGGGCCTGGCCATCGTCGCGTTCTTTGTGCTGTTGGCCGTGCTGGCGCCTTTCATCGCCAACCACGACCCCTTGCAGACCAGCTTCACCACCATCCGCAAGGCGCCGTCGGCGTCGTACTGGCTGGGCACGGACGAGCTGGGTCGCGACATTTTCAGCCGCATGGTCTATGGCGCCCGGGCGTCGTTGATGGCGGGCCTGGTGTCGGTGTTGATCGCCTTGGTGGTCGGGGTGCCGTTTGGCTTGGCCGCCGGCTACTTCGGTGGCTGGACGGACAGCATCATTTCGCGCGCCACGGAGGCGTTGCTGGCGATTCCGTTCCTGATCCTGGCCATTGCGCTGGCCGCCTTCCTCGGGCCCAGCCTGACAAACGCGATGATCGCCATCGGCGTGTCGGCCGCGCCGAAGTTTGTGCGCTTGACGCGCGGGCAGGTGCTGGCCGTCAAGAACGAAGACTATGTGCAAAGCGCGCGGGCGTTGGGCGCGTCGGACTTGCGCATCATCGGCCGGCACGTGTTCCCGAACGTGATGCCGCCGCTGATCGTGCAGGCCACGATCACCATCGCCACGGCGATCATTGCCGAGGCCAGCCTGTCGTTCCTGGGGCTGGGCCTGCAACCGCCGACGCCGTCGTGGGGCTCGATGCTGAACACGGCCAAGAACTTCATGACCCAGGCGCCCTGGATGTCGATCTTCCCCGGGTCGGCCATTTTCCTGGTGGTGCTGGGCTTCAATCTGTTGGGCGACGGGTTGCGCGACGCGCTCGATCCGCGTCAGGAAAAGTAA